One genomic window of Sebastes umbrosus isolate fSebUmb1 chromosome 15, fSebUmb1.pri, whole genome shotgun sequence includes the following:
- the si:dkey-240h12.4 gene encoding death-associated protein kinase 2: protein MAVFKPENVEDFYEIGEVLGSGHFGQVRQVRERATGTRWAGKFLKIRKNTCSRLGLDRSSVEQEVEILQAVQHQNIVILKDVFESRAEVVLVLELVSGGELFDFIAEKEDLLESEAIEFMQQILEGLGFLHSKNIAHFDLKPENIMLSDRMAPQLNVKLIDFGLAHRFHQGEEYRSSSGTPQYIAPEVISSETLSPAADMWSIAVITYILLSGLSPFQGETDEETLRNVIVMNYQFPEQYFSMTSSVAKDFIQKLLVKIPSDRMTAEECLLHPWIKPITRMQAANRNRSSINMRNFKKFNARRKWKMSYNMVWMCNRLNQLKLLCKGSSDPETLERQCESDVEDMESKPASLLRRRLSSSS from the exons ATGGCCGTCTTCAAGCCGGAAAATGTGGAAGACTTCTACGAGATCGGGGAAGTTCTGGGAAG TGGGCACTTCGGTCAGGTCCGACAGGTCCGTGAGCGGGCCACCGGGACTCGTTGGGCCGGCAAGTTCCTGAAGATTCGTAAGAACACGTGCAGCCGTCTGGGCCTGGACCGGAGCAGCGTGGAGCAGGAGGTGGAGATCCTCCAGGCTGTTCAACATCAGAACATCGTGATTCTCAAAGACGTGTTCGAGAGCCGAGCCGAGGTGGTGCTCGTCCTGGAGCT TGTCAGTGGAGGGGAGTTGTTTGACTTCATCGCTGAGAAGGAGGACCTGCTGGAGAGCGAGGCCATAGAGTTCATGCAGCAGATCCTGGAGGGGCTGGGATTCCTGCACAGCAAGAACATCGCCCACTTTGACCTCAAG CCAGAGAACATCATGCTGTCAGACAGAATGGCGCCGCAGCTCAACGTCAAACTCATCGACTTCGGCCTGGCCCACCGGTTCCACCAGGGGGAGGAGTACCGGAGCAGTAGTGGAACCCCCCAGTACATCG CTCCTGAGGTGATCAGCAGTGAGACTCTGAGTCCAGCAGCAGACATGTG gagCATCGCTGTCATCACCTACATACT ATTGAGCGGGTTGTCACCGTTCCAAGGAGAGACCGATGAGGAGACTCTGAGGAACGTCATCGTCATGAACTACCAGTTTCCTGAACAGTATTTCAGCATGACCAGCTCCGTGGCCAAAGACTTCATCCAGAAACTCCTGGTGAAGATCCCCAG TGATAGAATGACAGCGGAGGAGTGTCTGCTTCATCCATGGATTAAG CCCATCACACGCATGCAGGCAGCCAATAGGAATCGATCCTCAATAAATATGAGGAACTTTAAGAAGTTCAACGCCAGAAGGAAATGGAAG ATGTCCTATAACATGGTGTGGATGTGTAACCGACTGAACCAGTTGAAGCTGCTGTGTAAGGGCAGCTCCGATCCAGAAACTCTAGAG